The segment TTGCCGCGTGAAAAGGCGTTTCAGGTCATCCAGCGTCATCTTGATCTCCAAGGCTCGATTCTGTCGTTATGCAACTTGGCCATGCGAGGTGCGGCTGACAAGGCTTTCCTCGCCCGCTGCGACGGTGGGACCGAAGCGGTTCTCGAAAGCGGCGCGCAGCACCGAATCGACTTCGGCCATGGAAAGCAGCTGGCCGAGGTCCTCGAAACTGGTGACGCCCTGGTCGGTGATGCCGCAGGGCACGATGCCGTCGTAGTGGGACAGATCGGGCGCGACATTGAGGGAAATGCCGTGGAAGGTCACCCATTTGGAGACGCGCACGCCGATGGCGGCGATCTTGTCTTCCTTGAGCACGCCCTTGTCGGGGCGCTTGACCCAGACGCCAATGCGACCCTCGCGGCGTTCGCCGGTGATGTTGTGGGCGGCAAGAGTATCGATGACCCAGTCTTCCAGCCCCTGGACGAGGCAGCGGATGTCGCGGCCGCGCCGGGTGAGGTCGAGCATGACATAGGCCACGCGCTGGCCGGGGCCATGATAGGTGTATTGCCCGCCGCGGCCGGCGTCATAGACCGGAAAGCGGTCCGACAGCAGGTCATCGGCGACGGCGGATGTGCCGGCGGTATAGAGTGGCGGATGTTCGAGCAGCCAGATGGCTTCCTCGGCCTCGCCCGCGGCTATGGCGGCAGCGCGGGCCTTCATGGCGTCCAGTGCAACGAGGTAGGGCACGGGCTCGGCGGAAATGATCCACTGTACGGGTCGCGCGTCATTGCGTGCCAGTTTGACGCTGGTTTCGCAGGTTTCGCCGTCTGAAATTAACGCTTCCATAACCATGACTACCGGACACTTGGAGTAACAGATTCAGCGGGTGCCCTGTGCAGCCCGCCGCGGGGTTTTGTATCTATCTATGAGCACTCTGGACAATATTGAAGTGGACATCACGGTCGAGCTGGGTGCGACGACCCTGCCGATCCATCACCTGCTGCGGCTGGGTCGCGGCGCGGTGATCGAGCTTGATGCCTCGGAAAACGATCCGCTCAACATCTATGCAAATAGCACATTGATCGCCCATGGCGAGGTGAGCGTCGAAGACGGCCAGCTGCGCGTGATGGTGTCCGAAAAAATCTTCAAACGCGGCTAGATACGCCGCCTCTTCGTTCATGCCGGCCTGCAAGCCGCCATTTCCTGCGCTTCCGGTGCTCACGTACTCATGTACGCTGCGCTCCGGTTCTCGGAAACGGCGCCTTTCGACTCGGCCTGAACGAAGATCCGGCATATCTAGTGCCACACGCGCGGCATAGCTGGGGGCGTCCGTTATCAGTCCCGATATGTCGGTTCGACGACAGTTTCCAACAGGCGCGTTGAAAATCTCGATTTAGGCGCTTGAGGTTATGAAAGACCTTTGCTACATCCCCACTCGCTTCGACCCGCTGGGTTGAGGCGCTACCAGAATGCGGTCGTGGCGGAATTGGTAGACGCGCAGCGTTGAGGTCGCTGTGCCCGAAAGGGCGTGGAAGTTCGAGTCTTCTCGACCGCACCATCATCTCCGGATGAAACGAAAAAAGCCTTCCTTCGGGAAGGCTTTTTTGTTTTTGGCAGCCAGCCAAGCAAAAGGGCCACCCGATGGGTGGCCCTTGGTATTCTCGCCTTAGCTGGCGGGAGCCACCGGGGCGGGCTCGGCAGGAGCCGGGGTGGTGGCCGGCGCAGCAGGCGCGGCATCGGCGGGTGGGGTGGCGCCACCAGCCGGCGGGGCATCACCGCCGCAAGCGGCCAGGGTGAGAGCAGCGACGATTGCCAGCGGGGCAAGCAAGGTCTTCGACATGGGATCTCCTTGGATTGTATCTCTGTTGATCTTGGTCTTCACAACGCCGAGAGCTAAGCGGTGCTTTGAGGCAAAGATGGGGCTGGAATTCAGCCATCCTGAGACGATTTGGTCGGTCTTTGCTCCAACAGCGATTTCGGCGCCTTGTGCCGCCAGCCATCCTCGATACGCAGGGACAGCTCCTCGTCACCGATCCGGTCGAGCCGGATCAGGACAGCGGCATGACCGACATAATGCTCGGTCTCGAAATAGGTTTCGGGCGATATCTCCATCAGCAAGGTCTTCTGCTCGGGTGGGCAGAGCAGAACGAGCACCTGAGGCTCGCGCAAGCGCATGAAGCTCTTGTCGCGGACCTTGAGGGCAGGGGTGCCATAGCTGGTGGAGCGGGTGATGCCGGGCAGGTCGCGCGCCTCTGCCAGTTGCTCGATGCGGGCGAAGGCCTCGTCGAGGTCGTTACTCATGATTGCATAACCTCTTCAATTGTCTGCGCCCAAGTCTGGCGGTTTGCATGGCGATTGGCTACAGGTTGGCCTGCCCCCAAAATTCTGACGCCAAAGGGCTTCCAATGAGCACAGATCCAGAGATGGCCCCCGACCTCGAGGTCGGGATCGACAGCAATGCGTTCCGCGACAGCGAAGACCGCATCAGTCCGCTCTGGCTTGAACGCTTGCGGGCCTATTTGGCTGCCGGACGCGACGATGATGTCGCAACCGTGGTCGAGCCACTGCATGCCGCCGACCTGGGCGACGTGCTGGAATCGCTCGAAGCGGAAGAGCGGCTGCATCTGGTGCGGCTGCTGGGCGACCGTTTCGACTATTCGGCGCTGACCGAGGTCGATGAATCCGTCCGCATGGAGATGATGGACGAGATCTCCAATGCCGATATCGCGCGCGGCGTGGCGCAGCTCGACAGCGACGACGCGGTGGCGATTCTCGAAGACCTCGAGCAGGAGGACCGCGACGAGGTTCTGGCCAAGCTGCCGACCTTCGAGCGGCTCAGCCTCAAGCGCAGTCTCGATTTCCCCGAGGATTCCGCCGGCAGGCGGATGCAGACCGATTTCATCGCCATTCCGCCGTTCTGGACGGTGGGGCAAACGATCGACTATCTGCGCAGCGAAAAGGATCTGCCGGACGAATTCTACCAGATCTATGTGGTGGATGCGTCCTATCAGGTGCTGGGCACGATCCCGCTCGACAAGTTCCTGCGGGCCAAGCGCGCCACCTCGATCGAAGCGCTGATGAACAGCAATCTGGTGCTGGTCGATGCCAACGAGGACCAGGAAGAAGCAGCGCGCGACTTCGAGCGCTATGACCTTGTCGAAGTGGGCGTGGTGGACGAAAGCAAGCGCCTCGTCGGCGTTTTGACCATCGACGATATCGTCGACGTCATCCACGAAGAGGCCGACGAGGACATCAAGCTGCTGGCCGGCGTGGGCGACGAGGATATTTCCGACTCGACCGCGGATACTGTGCGCAGCCGTGTGCCCTGGCTGGTGGTGAATCTTGTCGCCGCCGTCTGCGTGTCGCTGGTGATCGGGCTGTTCAATGCGACGATCGAACAGATGGTGTCGCTGGCCGTGCTGATGCCCATCGTGGCATCGATGGGTGGCAATGCGGGCACTCAGACCATGACGGTGACGGTGCGGGCGCTCGCCATGCGCGAGTTGGACGGACGGCGCATGCGGCGGCTGATCACCCGCGAAATGGTGGTTGGGCTGGTCAATGGCATCATCTTCGCCATCCTGATCGGGCTGGTGACCTGGGTGCGTTTCGGTAATTCAGGGTTGGGCATCGTGATCGGCCTGGCCATGATCACCAATATGATGGTGGCCGGAACGGCAGGCATTCTCATTCCGATCATGCTGGACAAGTTCAAGGCCGACCCGGCGATTGCCTCAGCGGTTTTCGTGACGACGATCACCGACGTCGTCGGATTTTTTGCCTTCCTCGGCATTGCCGGCCTGTGGTTCGGCCTGTTCTAGCGACTGGATAAAATGCCGGATATCGCGGAGATCGGGACTTAACTGTGGCCTTCGGGTGGCTGTGGAGCGTTGCAACTTTGCCGCTTGTAAACCATTTATGACGCAGTTAACGATTTGCTACCGGGTGCAGCAGGCGTGCAACGCAGCAAGGCCCGGAGTGAACGGCTGACAAGGAGCGAACATGCGTAGTCAACCGAAGAACGTCGCAAACATGTGGCGTGCCGCGAGCTGGACACTGGTTTGCCTGTTGTCCATGGGATTGGTTTTCTCCGTTATTGCAGGTGTGTAAGACGCACTAGAGTTATTCACTGACAGCCATTTGGAAGGGCGCCCAAGTTGATGGGCGCCCTTCCTTTTCTCGGGGAGCGTTTGATGAAGCTGCTGATCGGCAATCGCAATTATTCCACCTGGTCGCTGCGGCCCTGGCTGGTGCTGAAACACTTCGGCATTCCGTTCGAGGACGAGGTGCTGCAGCTGGCGGGCGAGGGCTGGCGGGAGAATCTGGCAGCACGGTCGCC is part of the uncultured Devosia sp. genome and harbors:
- the lipB gene encoding lipoyl(octanoyl) transferase LipB: MEALISDGETCETSVKLARNDARPVQWIISAEPVPYLVALDAMKARAAAIAAGEAEEAIWLLEHPPLYTAGTSAVADDLLSDRFPVYDAGRGGQYTYHGPGQRVAYVMLDLTRRGRDIRCLVQGLEDWVIDTLAAHNITGERREGRIGVWVKRPDKGVLKEDKIAAIGVRVSKWVTFHGISLNVAPDLSHYDGIVPCGITDQGVTSFEDLGQLLSMAEVDSVLRAAFENRFGPTVAAGEESLVSRTSHGQVA
- a CDS encoding MmcQ/YjbR family DNA-binding protein; translated protein: MSNDLDEAFARIEQLAEARDLPGITRSTSYGTPALKVRDKSFMRLREPQVLVLLCPPEQKTLLMEISPETYFETEHYVGHAAVLIRLDRIGDEELSLRIEDGWRHKAPKSLLEQRPTKSSQDG
- a CDS encoding FliM/FliN family flagellar motor switch protein, which encodes MSTLDNIEVDITVELGATTLPIHHLLRLGRGAVIELDASENDPLNIYANSTLIAHGEVSVEDGQLRVMVSEKIFKRG
- the mgtE gene encoding magnesium transporter, whose protein sequence is MSTDPEMAPDLEVGIDSNAFRDSEDRISPLWLERLRAYLAAGRDDDVATVVEPLHAADLGDVLESLEAEERLHLVRLLGDRFDYSALTEVDESVRMEMMDEISNADIARGVAQLDSDDAVAILEDLEQEDRDEVLAKLPTFERLSLKRSLDFPEDSAGRRMQTDFIAIPPFWTVGQTIDYLRSEKDLPDEFYQIYVVDASYQVLGTIPLDKFLRAKRATSIEALMNSNLVLVDANEDQEEAARDFERYDLVEVGVVDESKRLVGVLTIDDIVDVIHEEADEDIKLLAGVGDEDISDSTADTVRSRVPWLVVNLVAAVCVSLVIGLFNATIEQMVSLAVLMPIVASMGGNAGTQTMTVTVRALAMRELDGRRMRRLITREMVVGLVNGIIFAILIGLVTWVRFGNSGLGIVIGLAMITNMMVAGTAGILIPIMLDKFKADPAIASAVFVTTITDVVGFFAFLGIAGLWFGLF